The stretch of DNA TGTGGTTCTCCGCGATCTACATCCTGCTGTTTGTCTCCTTGGTGGGGTGCGTACTGCCCCGGGCGGGCAAGCACTGGCGGGCCTGGCGGGCGCAGCCCCCGCGCACCCCTAAACGGCTGGAACGGCTGCCCGAGCACCGCCGCCTGGTCCTCGGTGGGCCCGCGGACGCCCCGGCCCCGGACGAGGTCGTGGCCCAGGCCGCCCGCCTGCTGGGCAAGCGCGGCTACCGGGTGGCCGTGCGCGACACAGGAGGACCGGCGCCGTCGGTGGCCGCCGAGCGGGGAATGTGGAAGGAGGTCGGCAACGTCGTCTTCCACCTGGCGCTGCTGGGCGTGCTGGTCTCCGTGGCCGTGGGGTCCCTGTTCGGCTTCAAGGGCCAGAAGATCCTCGTGGAGGGCGATTCGTTCGCCAACTCGTTGATCAACTACGACGCGTTCATCCCGGGCACCAACTTCGACGCCGACCAGCTGGAGCCGTTCTCCCTCACCCTGGAGAACTTCGAGGTCGAGTTTTACCGCGACACCGCCGTTCCCAGTCAGTACGGGACTCCGGTGGACTTCACCGCCGAGGTCACCGTCCAGCAACCCGGAGGACAGCCGCGGCAGGAGACCCTGAAGGTCAACGCCCCGGTCAACGTCGACGGGGTGAAGTCGTTCCTGATCGGCAACGGCTACGCCCCCCTGATCCGGGTGACCGACGGCAACGGCGACGTCGCCTTCGAGGGGCCGGTGGTGGGCATTCCTTCCGACGGGGTCTACACCTCCTCACTCGTGCTCAAGGTCCCCGACGCTGCCCCGGACCAGCTAGGCTTCACCGGCCTGCTGCTGCCCACCGCCGTCACCGGGGCCGATGGGCTCCCGCGGTCGGCGGATCCGGGACTGGCCAACCCGAAGCTGATCCTGTCCTCCTACTCCGGGGACCTCGGACTGGACTCCGGAGTCCCCCAGAACGTCTACGCGCTTGACGTCGAAGGGCTCACCGAGCTCAACGGCATGCTCACCCCCGATGGGCCGATCACCCTGGATGCCGCGGGCCCGGTCTACGAGCTGCCCCAGGGCAAGGGCAGCATCGAGTTCCTCGATGTGAAGCGCTACGTGGGCCTGGATATCGTCTACGACCCGGGACGGACGGGCGCCTTCGTGTCCTTCGTGCTGGCCTTCACGGGCCTGTTGATGTCGATGTTCATCGCCCGCCGCCGCCTCTGGGTGAGGGCCTCGAAAGGCGTCGACAAGGACGGGGCCCCAACCACAATCCTGGAGTACGGTCTGCTGGCTCGCGGGGAGGACCCCCGGCTGGCGGCCGAGGCGCAGCGGCTGGGCGAGCTGTTCACCCAGCAGTGGGGCACCGCGCCCCCGCCCGCTGACGCTGCCGCACACCCCAAAACGAGCAGGGCCCACAGCGGGCCGGCCCACAACTGAGAGGACATCACCGATGACCGTCAATGAGGACCTGGGCGCCTGGAGCCAGTTGTTCATGCTCCTGGCCGCCATGACCTACCTGGTGGCCTTTGTGGCCTTCGCCTGGGACATGGCCTCCCACTCCAAGATCCTGCGCAGGGCCCGACCCGAGCAACACAACAGATCGGAAGGGCAACTGGTCGGCGCGGCAACCACTGCCACGGTGAACACGGTGGAGGCCGATGATTCCCGGGCCGGGCTGGGCACCGGTGACCGCGGCCGCGGGTACCCGGCCTCCGCCCAGTCGGTGCTGGCCGAACACGTCGCTGACTCCTCCATGCGCTACACCGGGACCCGCCGCCCAGCGGCCCGGGCGGCCGTGACCGTCATGGTCCTGGCCTTCGCCCTGCACGCCGTGGCCGTGATGGCCCGGGCGGTGGCCGCCGGACGGGTGCCCTGGGGCAACATGTACGAGTTCGCCACCACCGGGGCACTCGTCGTGGCCGGGGTCTACCTGGGTGCGCTGCTGCTGAGGGACCTGCGCTTCGTGGGCACCCTTGTCACCGGGCTCGTGGTGATCATGCTCACCGCCGCCACCATCGGCTTCCCCACCCCGGTGGGCCCGCTGGTCCCCGCGCTGCAGTCCTGGTGGCTGGTCATCCACGTGTCCATCGCCGTGGCCGCCTCCGGGATCTTCACCATCACCTTCGCCATGGCCGTCCTCCAACTGCTGCAGGCCCGCCGGGAGAAAGCCATTCTGGCCGGTGAGGCCCCCGGCATGGGCTTCCTGGGCATGGTGCCCTCCGCCCAGGCGCTGGAGAACCTGTCCTTCCGGCTCAACGCGATCGGCTTCGCGTTCTGGACCTTCACCCTGGCCGCCGGCGCCATCTGGGCCGAGCAGTCCTGGGGCCGCTACTGGGGCTGGGACGTCAAAGAAGTCTGGACGTTCGTGATCTGGGTCGTCTACGCCGCCTATATGCACGCTCGCGCCACCCGCGGCTGGACCGGCACCCGCTCAGCCTGGCTGTCCATCGTCGGATACCTGTGCGTCATCTTCAACTTCGCCGTCGTCAACACGGTCTTCACCGGCCTGCACTCTTACTCCGGGCTGTAACCCCGGCGGCGTAGACCGCCAGCTACGGGGCGGGATTCGTCGTGATCCAGCAGGGAACGGATTGCAGAAACAGGCACGGAAAGAACCCATGGGCCGCTGCCCCGCGGCGCTGGGGCGCGCATCAGGGATACTCCCGGCGCCGCCCTGCGATGGCGTCCCGATCACGGCACCCCGCCCCAGCACTTCCTTGATTTCCGGGCCCGAGAAGGGCCCCTTTCGCAGCGCCCATCCAGGCACCACCACGGCCAGGCGGATATCTTCTTGGCGCATCGACCGGCCGGTGCCGGTGCCCGGTACTCAGACATCCAGCAAAGGTCACCCGTGAAGCGCTCTGCCACCATCACCGCCCTCGTCCTGGGGTGCGCTCTGGTGCTGCCCGGATATACCGGCAGCATCGAAGAAGCAGCCGAGGAGAAATCCTCCGGAACTCCCTTTGCTGCAAGCGGAGTCAGCGCCCTGGAGGCGGTTGGCATTCACCTAAGGCTTCCCCCCAGTAACATGCACGCGAACCACGTGCCGGAGTGAATCGCACCAGGTCCCGTGGAGGCTCTGTCCCAGGTTTCGCCCTATCAGCGGCCGCCGGCTCCGGCCAGGAAGAAGAGAACGGCGGCAGTGCACAGGAGATATGCGATCAGAGCCCCACCGAGCATGACGACATCGCGGAGGATGAACCCGTAGGAGTCGTGGCGTTCGCGGCGGTAGCTCAGAACGGCGAAGAGCACCGGCATGAGCGCAACGAAAGCCATGACGGTGAGCACGACCGGGTAGTTCTGCACCGGCACGGTCACGATCGCCAGAGGCAGCACCGCAAGCGTGAAGGTCATGGTGTGGTCGGCGAAGACGCTGGTGATCCCGCTGGTCACCTGCCCACTGCGGACCACGGACCAGGTGGTGAACACCTGCGGCAGAGCAGTCATGAACGCGGTGATGAACAGCCCGCTGACCAGCGGTGCCAGGCCAAGCGCTGAACCGATCTGCTGGGTTCCGGTGACGAGGACGTAGGAACCCACGGCAAGTGCGGCTACACCGCCGAGCGTCAGCAGGGTCTGTTTCCCCGACCACGAGACCTGACCACGTTCACCACCACGACCGCGGAAGAGGGCCTGCCCGAGGTAGATGACGTATGCGACCACGGCGATCAAGCCATCGATCGGCTGCAACCCTCGCCAGGCCGGAGGCAGGATGAGCACCGCGAACAGGGCGACGACGGCAAGGTAGGGCAGTGCATCGATGAGCACCGCGCCCTTCTCGATCCGCAGGCCCTCGCCCTGCTCGGCAGGTTTCTTGTCGCTGGTCGCCCGGTTCTTCCGAAACGCCGCGTAGCCGACCGCGACGGTGATCGGGATCGAGACCACGGTGGAGCCGAGCATGCTGCCCAGTCCGACCGCTCCGGCCCCGGTGGCCGCGCTGACGACGTTGATGCCGACATCGGGGCTGGCGCTGCCGAGAGCGACCAGTGGGCCGCCGGCGGCGCCGGTGAACCCGTACCGCTGCCGTACCGCCTTCAGGGGAGCGGCCAGCTGCTCAGCGCCCCAGCGGGTGGCGAATGCCGCCAAGACCAAGCCCACCACCCACACCCACGTCATCGCGGCCCTCCCCCCACCGTTGCGCTCGACGGTACGGAGCGCACGTCGGAGATCACGAATCCGCTGGATGGCAGGGTGGGCATGCGACGCAGGCTGATCCGCAGATCCTGGGACGGGACGTCATAGGTCATCTCCCGCGTCAGGATGGCCAGCGCCGCCTTCATCAGGGCGATGGTGATCCACTCCCCCGCGCACCGGTGGCCGATGTGGTGATCCCCGCCGCCTTGTGGGATGAGACCGTAGGCGCCGCCGTCCCAAGTGGTGAAGCGGTCCGGATCGAAGATCTCGGGGTTCTCCCACAGGTCGGGGTGGTGGTTGGTGCCGTACAGGTCCAGGAGCGTTCTACGCCCCTGGGGGAAGTGCACGCCCTGCCAATCGAAGGCAGTGCGCACCCGAGCACCGACCATCGGGAAGAAAGGATAGAAGCGGCGGACCTCCTGAACGAACAACTCGGCGTCGCGGTCACCGCCCTGGCGCAACCGGCTTCGCCACTGGGGGTGCTGGTGCAGGGCCAAGGCCGCGAAGATGATGAAGCGGTCGACCGCGACCGTGGGACGCACGAGGTTGAGCAGCTCGACCGCGGCAATCCGGCTGCCCAACAGCTGCCCACCAGGCTCGCGGTGAGTGGACACGACCTGCAAGGCGCTGCCCTCCGGGGCAGCGTGCTCCCCGCGGCGTACCCGATCCACCAGGTCCGCAATGGCTTGTTCGGCCCCGTGGCGGGCGCGCCGGCCCCGCCAGTGCCGGGGACCGACCGCAGCGGGAGCCTCGATCATGGCGTGCAAGGACTGGGTGCGGCCCCTGACCTGGGACTCGGTGACGGGGACACCGACCCAGCTACTGACCGCCTGGCACAGGATCTGCCCGACCTCCTCGTACAGCACGATGCGGTCAGCGGCTTCCCACCCGATAATCCGGGCTCTCCAGCCGTCGGCGACCAGGCCCGTCAAAGTACGGATGTCGTGCGGGGTCATGAGATCCATGAACATCTGCTTGCGCGCCCGGTGGGTCTGTCCGTCTAGGCCCTGCACGCCACCGACACCGAGCAGCGTCTTCTGCACCCGCATTGGGAAGGCACCTCGTCGCTGGAACCGGTCGGCGTCGTAGAAGACCTGCGCGGCCTCCGCACCGCGCAGACACACCGTCGGCTCCAGCAGCAGGCGGGTCTGGAACACATCGGTTCCGTACCGTTCACACCGCCGGGACACGAACTCATAGCCCTGCCAAGCCAAGGCCAGAGTGCTGTCCATACTGAGGTCGTACGCCATGCGTCCCATCAGGACTCCCTCTCACGGTGGACTCGCGGCATCGTGGCCTCGGACCTCGGACCTCGGACCTCGGACCTCGGAAAGCATGATCGCGACTGAAGGATGACATTACCCTGGCGAGGTACCAACGTCAGATGCCGATCGAAGCGCTACAGCGGTAATACCTTCCAAGACGGGATCCCGAGCCCCTGCGATGGCGACCTGATGCAACGCGTCCGACCGGACGCGGCCGGCGATCACCCGATGTCTGTCAGCGGAACATGGGCCACGGATGATGAGTCTGATGGGCAAGCTGGGTCTGACACCGTCGACGGTGTCGACCCCCGTGGGAGCACCGCGACCGGTGGGTGTCAGAGGCCGGTGAAGGCGGTGAAGAAGCGGAAGAACACCGAGGCGGCCACCGCGACGTAGGTGATGGACACCAGGGTCCAGGCCCAGTCGGCGGCGAAGCGCACCAGCCCCGCCGGGGCGGGGATCACGCCGTGGGCGAGGTTGCGGACGGTGAGCAGGATGGTCAGCGGGATCATCGCCGCCCACACGATCATGCAGTACAGGCACAGGATGTAGATGGAGAACAGCGCCTGGGACCACAACCAGATCGCGAACACCGCCCCGGCGGTGACCCCGACCTGCAGCCCGATCCAGTACCAGCGCCCGAACCGCGCCCCCGAGAGGGCCGCCATGGCGGTGGTAATGACCACGGCGAAGGCGACGATGCCGATCAGCGGGTTGGGGAAGCCGAACAGTTCCGACTGCCAGGTGCCCATGACCTGCCCGCAGGAGACCCAGGGGTTGATGTCGCAGCTGGTGACGTGGCCGGGGTCGCGGTAGAGGGCCAGGCGCTCGAGCACCAGGACACCGGAGGCGATCCAACCGATCACCCCGGTCACCAGCAGCAGGACCGCGAAGGGCCGGTACCGGGCGAAGCCGGGCAGGTGGGTCTCGGTGGCCGGGCCGGCGTCGGTGTGATGGGTGGTGCTGGTGGTGGGGTCAGCCATGGTGGGTGTCCTTGACGGTTCCGTTGTCGATGACAGGGGTGTCGGCCTGGGGTCTTCGGGCCAGGACGGCCAGGGCGGTGGCCAACAGGGGCAGGGCCCCGGCCAGGAGGATGGAGCTGGCCGCGGATTGCTGGTCCGCCAGCGGGGCGGGGCCCCAGTCCCTCCCCAGCCCGGAGAACCACTCCGGTTGGATCAGCGCTGGGGACAGGGCGGTGGCCCCCGCCCAGAGCCCCAGGGCGGTGGCTGTCCCGACCAGCGTCAGAGCTTGGGTGTGCACCGCAGCCCGGTCGCGTGGTGGGACCAGCACGGCGGCGGCGAAGATCAGGCCCAGGACCAGGGCGGTGGTATTCATCAGTTCGTGGCCGACGTGGGTGTGCAGGGCCAGGGCGAAGGCGGGGGTGTAGTAGAAGACACCGAGCCCGGCCAGGACCAGGACCGCGGCCGGGATCGGGTGGGCCATCAGCGCCCCGGTCCGGGAGGTGCGCCATGCGGTGGTGAGCTCGCGCGCCCCGGTGGAGCCGTCGGTGCGGGCCGGCACCAGGGCCGCGGCCAGAAGCCCGGGTCGTCCGGCGATCAGCAGCAACGGCACCGGGAAGGCCAGCAGCAGGTGGGCGGTGGTGTGGATGCTGAACAGGATCGGGGCGTAGACGGCCGGCAGCCCGCAGGTGACATAGACCAGCAGCACGAGTCCGGCCAGGAACGCCACCGTGCGCGCCACCGGCCACGGTGTCCTGGTGTAGCGCAGGCGTCGCGCCCCGGCCAGGTAGAGGCAGGCTGCGAGGATCGCCACGGCGATCCACAGCCAGTCCAGGCGCCACTGGGTGACCCACCCGGAGGCGCTCAGCGGTGGGGGCAGCAGGTAGCCGGTGAGGATCTCGGCGGCGGTGATGTCCGGTTCCCGTTCCAGGGGCACCGGGGTGGGGGTGCGCCCCAGGGCCACGCCCAGGGCCATCACCGCGCAGAGGATGAAGGCCTCCACGGTGATCAGCCGCCACACCCTGCCCCGGCTCGCAGGCCCGGCAGCAATGACCCGGCCGTTGAGGTACCCGAGCACCCCCAGGGCCACGGTGGCGATCGTCTTGGCGATCACCAGTGCCCCGTAGCCGGAGGCCAGCCCGTCCCACCCACCGATCCGGTAGACGGTGTTGATAACCCCGGAGACGGCCACCACGACGAAAGCCACCGCGGCCAGGGCGGAGAAACGCACCAGCACGCCGTGCGTGGCCTGCGGGGTGGTCAACAGCGGGACGAGCAGGGCGAGCACGATGATCCCGCCGGTCCAGATCCCGGCCCCGAGCAGGTGCAGGGCCAAAGCGTTGACGGCCCCGTTGTGGTCATCGACCCCGGCCACGTGCCCGAGCTGGGACAGCGGAATGACGGCGGCCAGGGCCGCCACGGTGGTGGCGGTCACCGGCCCCGGGGAGCGGGCGAGCACGGCCAAGGTGGTGGTGAGCGCGGCCATCACCGCGGTCACCGCCCACG from Kocuria turfanensis encodes:
- the resB gene encoding cytochrome c biogenesis protein ResB; amino-acid sequence: MSTTSSRQSTPEDTPGRGPRGSSPTGPGKNPRDVELPALGPVGMARWAWAQLTKMNTALFLLLLLAVAAVPGSTFPQRIQDTGAVADYIDANPTLGPWLDRLQFFDVFSSVWFSAIYILLFVSLVGCVLPRAGKHWRAWRAQPPRTPKRLERLPEHRRLVLGGPADAPAPDEVVAQAARLLGKRGYRVAVRDTGGPAPSVAAERGMWKEVGNVVFHLALLGVLVSVAVGSLFGFKGQKILVEGDSFANSLINYDAFIPGTNFDADQLEPFSLTLENFEVEFYRDTAVPSQYGTPVDFTAEVTVQQPGGQPRQETLKVNAPVNVDGVKSFLIGNGYAPLIRVTDGNGDVAFEGPVVGIPSDGVYTSSLVLKVPDAAPDQLGFTGLLLPTAVTGADGLPRSADPGLANPKLILSSYSGDLGLDSGVPQNVYALDVEGLTELNGMLTPDGPITLDAAGPVYELPQGKGSIEFLDVKRYVGLDIVYDPGRTGAFVSFVLAFTGLLMSMFIARRRLWVRASKGVDKDGAPTTILEYGLLARGEDPRLAAEAQRLGELFTQQWGTAPPPADAAAHPKTSRAHSGPAHN
- the ccsB gene encoding c-type cytochrome biogenesis protein CcsB, with translation MTVNEDLGAWSQLFMLLAAMTYLVAFVAFAWDMASHSKILRRARPEQHNRSEGQLVGAATTATVNTVEADDSRAGLGTGDRGRGYPASAQSVLAEHVADSSMRYTGTRRPAARAAVTVMVLAFALHAVAVMARAVAAGRVPWGNMYEFATTGALVVAGVYLGALLLRDLRFVGTLVTGLVVIMLTAATIGFPTPVGPLVPALQSWWLVIHVSIAVAASGIFTITFAMAVLQLLQARREKAILAGEAPGMGFLGMVPSAQALENLSFRLNAIGFAFWTFTLAAGAIWAEQSWGRYWGWDVKEVWTFVIWVVYAAYMHARATRGWTGTRSAWLSIVGYLCVIFNFAVVNTVFTGLHSYSGL
- a CDS encoding sodium:calcium antiporter — its product is MTWVWVVGLVLAAFATRWGAEQLAAPLKAVRQRYGFTGAAGGPLVALGSASPDVGINVVSAATGAGAVGLGSMLGSTVVSIPITVAVGYAAFRKNRATSDKKPAEQGEGLRIEKGAVLIDALPYLAVVALFAVLILPPAWRGLQPIDGLIAVVAYVIYLGQALFRGRGGERGQVSWSGKQTLLTLGGVAALAVGSYVLVTGTQQIGSALGLAPLVSGLFITAFMTALPQVFTTWSVVRSGQVTSGITSVFADHTMTFTLAVLPLAIVTVPVQNYPVVLTVMAFVALMPVLFAVLSYRRERHDSYGFILRDVVMLGGALIAYLLCTAAVLFFLAGAGGR
- a CDS encoding cytochrome P450 — its product is MGRMAYDLSMDSTLALAWQGYEFVSRRCERYGTDVFQTRLLLEPTVCLRGAEAAQVFYDADRFQRRGAFPMRVQKTLLGVGGVQGLDGQTHRARKQMFMDLMTPHDIRTLTGLVADGWRARIIGWEAADRIVLYEEVGQILCQAVSSWVGVPVTESQVRGRTQSLHAMIEAPAAVGPRHWRGRRARHGAEQAIADLVDRVRRGEHAAPEGSALQVVSTHREPGGQLLGSRIAAVELLNLVRPTVAVDRFIIFAALALHQHPQWRSRLRQGGDRDAELFVQEVRRFYPFFPMVGARVRTAFDWQGVHFPQGRRTLLDLYGTNHHPDLWENPEIFDPDRFTTWDGGAYGLIPQGGGDHHIGHRCAGEWITIALMKAALAILTREMTYDVPSQDLRISLRRMPTLPSSGFVISDVRSVPSSATVGGGPR
- a CDS encoding vitamin K epoxide reductase family protein; protein product: MADPTTSTTHHTDAGPATETHLPGFARYRPFAVLLLVTGVIGWIASGVLVLERLALYRDPGHVTSCDINPWVSCGQVMGTWQSELFGFPNPLIGIVAFAVVITTAMAALSGARFGRWYWIGLQVGVTAGAVFAIWLWSQALFSIYILCLYCMIVWAAMIPLTILLTVRNLAHGVIPAPAGLVRFAADWAWTLVSITYVAVAASVFFRFFTAFTGL
- a CDS encoding cytochrome c oxidase assembly protein translates to MTSPSRTTTTPPPAPSAPALAVVGRRRGVATAALIVVGLMTLTVLWVALSSSGATAAREVLDPGAMVRWGLPAATTVHHLAMSITWAGLVFATTVVPRSTPAHGARTPGAEHPAFARVLNVAAGAAAVWTLAAVAIIVLSYADTIGAPVSGSTEFTGQLGYYVTRLIPGQAWAVTAVMAALTTTLAVLARSPGPVTATTVAALAAVIPLSQLGHVAGVDDHNGAVNALALHLLGAGIWTGGIIVLALLVPLLTTPQATHGVLVRFSALAAVAFVVVAVSGVINTVYRIGGWDGLASGYGALVIAKTIATVALGVLGYLNGRVIAAGPASRGRVWRLITVEAFILCAVMALGVALGRTPTPVPLEREPDITAAEILTGYLLPPPLSASGWVTQWRLDWLWIAVAILAACLYLAGARRLRYTRTPWPVARTVAFLAGLVLLVYVTCGLPAVYAPILFSIHTTAHLLLAFPVPLLLIAGRPGLLAAALVPARTDGSTGARELTTAWRTSRTGALMAHPIPAAVLVLAGLGVFYYTPAFALALHTHVGHELMNTTALVLGLIFAAAVLVPPRDRAAVHTQALTLVGTATALGLWAGATALSPALIQPEWFSGLGRDWGPAPLADQQSAASSILLAGALPLLATALAVLARRPQADTPVIDNGTVKDTHHG